A genomic stretch from Sebastes fasciatus isolate fSebFas1 chromosome 23, fSebFas1.pri, whole genome shotgun sequence includes:
- the klhdc10 gene encoding kelch domain-containing protein 10 isoform X2 — MSDTEGGRSPDQLNRFMKLTHRPPHAHRMPPARSGHRCVADNTNLYVFGGYNPDYDESGGSENEDYPLFRELWRYHFATGCWQQIRTEGYMPTELASMSAVLHGNNLLVFGGTGIPFGENNGNDVHVCNVKYKRWSLLNCRGKKPNRIYGQAMVIINGFLYVFGGTTGYIYSTDLHRLDLTTREWIHLKPNNPPDDLPEERYRHEIAHDGQRIYILGGGTSWTSYPLDKIHAYNLETNSWEEITTKPHDKIGYPAPRRCHSCVQIRNDVFICGGYNGELILADLWKINLQTFQWSKLPAVMPEPAYFHCAAVTPAGCMYIHGGVVNIHENKRTGSLFKIWLAGPSLLELCWEKLLKAFPHLTSLPTMQLLNLGLTQELIERLK; from the exons CTCATCGTATGCCCCCCGCCCGCAGTGGGCATCGCTGCGTCGCTGACAACACTAACCTGTACGTGTTTGGAGGGTACAACCCCGACTACGACGAGTCGGGAGGCTCAGAGAACGAAGACTATCCGCTCTTCAGGGAGCTTTGGAGGTACCACTTTGCCACCGGCTGCTGGCAGCAGATTCGAACAGAGGGCTACATGCCCACAGAGCTGGCGTCTATGTCAG CTGTTTTGCACGGCAACAATCTCCTGGTGTTTGGCGGCACCGGGATCCCCTTCGGTGAAAATAATGGCAACGACGTACATGTTTGTAACGTGAAGTACAAGCGATGGTCACTGCTCAACTGTCGGGGGAAGAAGCCCAACAGAATCTACGGACAG GCAATGGTCATTATAAACGGCTTCCTGTACGTGTTTGGAGGGACGACGGGTTACATCTACAGCACAGACCTGCACAGGCTGGACCTGACCACCAGGGAGTGGATCCACCTCAAGCCCAACAACCCTCCTGACGACCTGCCCGAGGAACG gtACAGGCATGAAATAGCACATGACGGACAGAGGATCTACATTCTGGGAGGAGGAACTTCCTGGACGTCTTACCCTCTGGACAAG ATACATGCTTACAATCTGGAGACCAATTCCTGGGAGGAGATTACAACTAAACCTCATGACAAAATAG GGTATCCTGCTCCTAGGAGATGCCATAGCTGTGTACAAATACGAAATG atgtatttatctgtggagGCTACAATGGGGAATTGATATTAGCCGATCTGTGGAAGATCAACCTGCAGACTTTCCAGTGGAGTAAACTACCAGCAGTGATGCCGGAGCCGGCCTACTTCCATTGTGCTGCCGTCACCCCA GCTGGCTGTATGTACATCCACGGCGGCGTGGTGAACATCCACGAGAACAAGAGAACTGGCTCTCTGTTTAAGATCTGGCTGGCTGGGCCCAGCCTGCTGGAGCTCTGCTGGGAGAAGCTCCTCAAGGCCTTTCCCCACCTGACTTCCCTCCCCACCATGCAGCTGCTCAACCTGGGCCTCACACAGGAACTCATTGAACGCTTGAAATAG
- the klhdc10 gene encoding kelch domain-containing protein 10 isoform X1 yields MSDTEGGRSPDQLNRFMKLTHRPPHGETLAAHRMPPARSGHRCVADNTNLYVFGGYNPDYDESGGSENEDYPLFRELWRYHFATGCWQQIRTEGYMPTELASMSAVLHGNNLLVFGGTGIPFGENNGNDVHVCNVKYKRWSLLNCRGKKPNRIYGQAMVIINGFLYVFGGTTGYIYSTDLHRLDLTTREWIHLKPNNPPDDLPEERYRHEIAHDGQRIYILGGGTSWTSYPLDKIHAYNLETNSWEEITTKPHDKIGYPAPRRCHSCVQIRNDVFICGGYNGELILADLWKINLQTFQWSKLPAVMPEPAYFHCAAVTPAGCMYIHGGVVNIHENKRTGSLFKIWLAGPSLLELCWEKLLKAFPHLTSLPTMQLLNLGLTQELIERLK; encoded by the exons CTCATCGTATGCCCCCCGCCCGCAGTGGGCATCGCTGCGTCGCTGACAACACTAACCTGTACGTGTTTGGAGGGTACAACCCCGACTACGACGAGTCGGGAGGCTCAGAGAACGAAGACTATCCGCTCTTCAGGGAGCTTTGGAGGTACCACTTTGCCACCGGCTGCTGGCAGCAGATTCGAACAGAGGGCTACATGCCCACAGAGCTGGCGTCTATGTCAG CTGTTTTGCACGGCAACAATCTCCTGGTGTTTGGCGGCACCGGGATCCCCTTCGGTGAAAATAATGGCAACGACGTACATGTTTGTAACGTGAAGTACAAGCGATGGTCACTGCTCAACTGTCGGGGGAAGAAGCCCAACAGAATCTACGGACAG GCAATGGTCATTATAAACGGCTTCCTGTACGTGTTTGGAGGGACGACGGGTTACATCTACAGCACAGACCTGCACAGGCTGGACCTGACCACCAGGGAGTGGATCCACCTCAAGCCCAACAACCCTCCTGACGACCTGCCCGAGGAACG gtACAGGCATGAAATAGCACATGACGGACAGAGGATCTACATTCTGGGAGGAGGAACTTCCTGGACGTCTTACCCTCTGGACAAG ATACATGCTTACAATCTGGAGACCAATTCCTGGGAGGAGATTACAACTAAACCTCATGACAAAATAG GGTATCCTGCTCCTAGGAGATGCCATAGCTGTGTACAAATACGAAATG atgtatttatctgtggagGCTACAATGGGGAATTGATATTAGCCGATCTGTGGAAGATCAACCTGCAGACTTTCCAGTGGAGTAAACTACCAGCAGTGATGCCGGAGCCGGCCTACTTCCATTGTGCTGCCGTCACCCCA GCTGGCTGTATGTACATCCACGGCGGCGTGGTGAACATCCACGAGAACAAGAGAACTGGCTCTCTGTTTAAGATCTGGCTGGCTGGGCCCAGCCTGCTGGAGCTCTGCTGGGAGAAGCTCCTCAAGGCCTTTCCCCACCTGACTTCCCTCCCCACCATGCAGCTGCTCAACCTGGGCCTCACACAGGAACTCATTGAACGCTTGAAATAG
- the cax1 gene encoding cation/H+ exchanger protein 1 isoform X2, with product MSYKKSSLIPADVENLRRRSAADSSENSVEPEQYHRFPRRQTQTDPHCVSSQHPELGTAQTPSPEASAHHFCHYTPKCFLTVHRGGQGTSRSTPSRYGEEVWHEGTTRTTIRADNEVEAHREANNYKFGFRKWKGNVTEKPIEDRSDIIKELYSDLSIVKPQGGSVVTFGNILYVILFGWWISLIYFLICPVMFLTICGAPYGKLCFKMALYFLWPFGKSIEKAGEVVKRSHAKPPKCEVIPEERDSEDSMDKDAAPLLMSSPIVIPVPEPPARRVSKHWCRVGTYVWLLLGYPLLAVVHSLACVLSWLLVFTIPVAKINARTMTIVLLMAPEDVQIHRLEKTFGCETRVILCCYQAFNVYYYKYTVQGINIFALNLLPLVFITLIIGYSDREHKFCSAETKFATAISSIIPLSYYIGMGIASISAQSNFAVGAVVNATFGSITEMTFYITALLQGHNAGTKCYEEVVKAALTGTLLGCILFVPGICMIIGGIKHREQRFNSRSAGVSSALLFISVGGVFAPTLFSKTFGNLVCESCANVPGNGSVPFICKDCHYDTSEADPQMLSHIEPLVYTISVLLPAAYLIGLIFTLKTHSHIYDIHISDGQGGHAHGGHHVVHWSRFRALVVLILATILMACCADLSTENIEPMLTHSTISQYFIGVTVLAMVPELPEIVNGIQFALQNNISLSLEVGSCIAVQVCMIQIPLLILFNAFYDVGFVLVFSDIHLWASIFSVILVNYIFMDGKCDYFQGTALVVVYLILLALYFFAPSPRSC from the exons atgtCGTACAAGAAGTCTTCACTGATTCCAGCTGATGTGGAGAACCTGCGCAGAAGATCCGCAGCTGACTCTTCAG AGAACTCTGTAGAACCTGAACAGTATCACCGGTTTCCACGGCGACAGACCCAAACTGATCCACACTGTGTCAGCTCCCAGCATCCAGAGCTCGGCACAGCGCAGACGCCCTCACCAGAAGCTTCTGCCCACCACTTCTGCCACTACACACCCAAATGTTTCCTCACTGTCCACAGAG GAGGACAAGGCACCTCCCGATCTACTCCGTCTCGGTACGGAGAAGAGGTTTGGCATGAAGGCACCACAAGGACCACGATCAGAGCTGACAACGAGGTGGAGGCACACAGGGAAGCCAACAACTACAAG tttGGCTTCAGAAAGTGGAAGGGCAATGTAACGGAGAAACCCATTGAAGACCGATCAGACATCATCAAAGAGCTCTACTCTGATCTGAGCATTGTTAAGCCTCAAGgag gCTCAGTGGTCACCTTTGGGAACAtcctttatgtcattttatttgGATGGTGGATATCTTTAATCTACTTCCTCATTTGTCCTGTAATGTTTCTAACAATCTGCGGTGCCCCGTACG GCAAACTTTGTTTTAAGATGGCGTTGTACTTTCTTTGGCCATTTGGGAAGTCGATAGAAAAG GCTGGTGAGGTAGTCAAGAGATCCCATGCGAAGCCGCCAAAGTGTGAGGTCATTCCTGAAGAGAGGGACAGTGAAGACAGTATGGACAAGGACGCCGCGCCCCTGCTGATGTCTTCTCCAATTGTGATCCCTGTCCCAGAACCACCAGCTAGAAGAGTTTCAAAGCACTGG TGTCGCGTCGGCACTTATGTTTGGCTGTTGCTGGGTTACCCCCTCCTGGCCGTGGTCCACTCTCTGGCCTGTGTGCTCTCCTGGCTGCTGGTCTTCACTATACCTGTCGCCAAGATAAACGCTCGCACAATGACCATTGTCCTCCTCATGGCGCCAGAGGACGTTCAGATTCACAGACTGGAAAAG ACATTTGGGTGTGAGACCAGAGTCATCTTATGCTGTTATCAAGCTTTCAATGTGTATTACTACAAATACACTGTCCAAGGAATCAACATTTTTGCTCTCA ACCTGCTTCCCCTGGTGTTTATCACTCTCATTATTGGCTATAGTGACCGTGAACACAAGTTCTGCAGCGCGGAGACCAAGTTTGCCACGGCCATCTCTTCCATCATTCCTCTCTCCTACTATATTGGCATGGGTATAGCCAG CATCTCTGCACAGAGTAACTTCGCAGTGGGAGCGGTGGTGAACGCGACGTTCGGCTCCATCACGGAGATGACGTTCTACATCACGGCACTGCTGCAGGGACACAACGCCGGCACCAAATGTTATGAAGAGGTCGTTAAAGCGGCGCTCACTGGGACCTTGCTCGGGTGTATACTGTTCGTACCT GGTATCTGTATGATCATCGGGGGCATTAAACACAGGGAGCAGAGATTCAACAGTCGGTCAGCTGGAGTGAGCTCGGCTTTGCTCTTCATATCTGTAGGAG GTGTGTTCGCTCCCACCCTCTTCTCAAAGACCTTCGGTAATCTGGTGTGTGAAAGCTGCGCCAATGTTCCAGGCAATGGCAGCGTACCCTTCATCTGCAAGGATTGTCACTACGACACG agTGAAGCTGACCCCCAGATGCTGTCCCATATTGA GCCCCTGGTGTACACGATTTCAGTGCTGCTGCCTGCTGCATACCTGATCGGCCTCATCTTCACACTGAAAACCCACTCCCACATCTATGATATCCACATCAGCGATGGTCAAGGGGGCCATGCGCACGGTG GTCACCATGTAGTCCACTGGTCCCGGTTTCGGGCTCTTGTAGTTCTGATCCTTGCCACAATTTTGATGGCCTGCTGCGCTGACCTCAGCACGGAGAACATTGAACCCATGCTGACCCATTCCACCATCTCCCAG TACTTCATCGGCGTCACAGTGTTGGCCATGGTGCCAGAGCTTCCCGAGATTGTCAACGGGATCCAATTTGCACTGCAGAACAACATCAGCCTGAG CCTTGAAGTGGGCAGCTGCATCGCTGTGCAGGTCTGCATGATTCAGATTCCACTGCTCATACTCTTCAATGCCTTCTAT GATGTTGGATTTGTGCTCGTGTTCAGTGATATTCATCTGTGGGCCAGCATCTTCAGTGTCATTCTGGTCAATTACATCTTCATGGATGGAAAATGTGACTACTTTCAGG GCACTGCTCTAGTGGTGGTCTACCTCATCCTTTTGGCCCTTTACTTCTTTGCTCCTTCTCCACGCTCTTGTTGA
- the cax1 gene encoding cation/H+ exchanger protein 1 isoform X1 has protein sequence MSYKKSSLIPADVENLRRRSAADSSENSVEPEQYHRFPRRQTQTDPHCVSSQHPELGTAQTPSPEASAHHFCHYTPKCFLTVHRGGQGTSRSTPSRYGEEVWHEGTTRTTIRADNEVEAHREANNYKFGFRKWKGNVTEKPIEDRSDIIKELYSDLSIVKPQGGSVVTFGNILYVILFGWWISLIYFLICPVMFLTICGAPYGKLCFKMALYFLWPFGKSIEKAGEVVKRSHAKPPKCEVIPEERDSEDSMDKDAAPLLMSSPIVIPVPEPPARRVSKHWCRVGTYVWLLLGYPLLAVVHSLACVLSWLLVFTIPVAKINARTMTIVLLMAPEDVQIHRLEKTFGCETRVILCCYQAFNVYYYKYTVQGINIFALNLLPLVFITLIIGYSDREHKFCSAETKFATAISSIIPLSYYIGMGIASISAQSNFAVGAVVNATFGSITEMTFYITALLQGHNAGTKCYEEVVKAALTGTLLGCILFVPGICMIIGGIKHREQRFNSRSAGVSSALLFISVGGVFAPTLFSKTFGNLVCESCANVPGNGSVPFICKDCHYDTSEADPQMLSHIEPLVYTISVLLPAAYLIGLIFTLKTHSHIYDIHISDGQGGHAHGGQYAQEGTSKYPPTGEVSTGPLGVANTCINASIVSTSHVATGHHVVHWSRFRALVVLILATILMACCADLSTENIEPMLTHSTISQYFIGVTVLAMVPELPEIVNGIQFALQNNISLSLEVGSCIAVQVCMIQIPLLILFNAFYDVGFVLVFSDIHLWASIFSVILVNYIFMDGKCDYFQGTALVVVYLILLALYFFAPSPRSC, from the exons atgtCGTACAAGAAGTCTTCACTGATTCCAGCTGATGTGGAGAACCTGCGCAGAAGATCCGCAGCTGACTCTTCAG AGAACTCTGTAGAACCTGAACAGTATCACCGGTTTCCACGGCGACAGACCCAAACTGATCCACACTGTGTCAGCTCCCAGCATCCAGAGCTCGGCACAGCGCAGACGCCCTCACCAGAAGCTTCTGCCCACCACTTCTGCCACTACACACCCAAATGTTTCCTCACTGTCCACAGAG GAGGACAAGGCACCTCCCGATCTACTCCGTCTCGGTACGGAGAAGAGGTTTGGCATGAAGGCACCACAAGGACCACGATCAGAGCTGACAACGAGGTGGAGGCACACAGGGAAGCCAACAACTACAAG tttGGCTTCAGAAAGTGGAAGGGCAATGTAACGGAGAAACCCATTGAAGACCGATCAGACATCATCAAAGAGCTCTACTCTGATCTGAGCATTGTTAAGCCTCAAGgag gCTCAGTGGTCACCTTTGGGAACAtcctttatgtcattttatttgGATGGTGGATATCTTTAATCTACTTCCTCATTTGTCCTGTAATGTTTCTAACAATCTGCGGTGCCCCGTACG GCAAACTTTGTTTTAAGATGGCGTTGTACTTTCTTTGGCCATTTGGGAAGTCGATAGAAAAG GCTGGTGAGGTAGTCAAGAGATCCCATGCGAAGCCGCCAAAGTGTGAGGTCATTCCTGAAGAGAGGGACAGTGAAGACAGTATGGACAAGGACGCCGCGCCCCTGCTGATGTCTTCTCCAATTGTGATCCCTGTCCCAGAACCACCAGCTAGAAGAGTTTCAAAGCACTGG TGTCGCGTCGGCACTTATGTTTGGCTGTTGCTGGGTTACCCCCTCCTGGCCGTGGTCCACTCTCTGGCCTGTGTGCTCTCCTGGCTGCTGGTCTTCACTATACCTGTCGCCAAGATAAACGCTCGCACAATGACCATTGTCCTCCTCATGGCGCCAGAGGACGTTCAGATTCACAGACTGGAAAAG ACATTTGGGTGTGAGACCAGAGTCATCTTATGCTGTTATCAAGCTTTCAATGTGTATTACTACAAATACACTGTCCAAGGAATCAACATTTTTGCTCTCA ACCTGCTTCCCCTGGTGTTTATCACTCTCATTATTGGCTATAGTGACCGTGAACACAAGTTCTGCAGCGCGGAGACCAAGTTTGCCACGGCCATCTCTTCCATCATTCCTCTCTCCTACTATATTGGCATGGGTATAGCCAG CATCTCTGCACAGAGTAACTTCGCAGTGGGAGCGGTGGTGAACGCGACGTTCGGCTCCATCACGGAGATGACGTTCTACATCACGGCACTGCTGCAGGGACACAACGCCGGCACCAAATGTTATGAAGAGGTCGTTAAAGCGGCGCTCACTGGGACCTTGCTCGGGTGTATACTGTTCGTACCT GGTATCTGTATGATCATCGGGGGCATTAAACACAGGGAGCAGAGATTCAACAGTCGGTCAGCTGGAGTGAGCTCGGCTTTGCTCTTCATATCTGTAGGAG GTGTGTTCGCTCCCACCCTCTTCTCAAAGACCTTCGGTAATCTGGTGTGTGAAAGCTGCGCCAATGTTCCAGGCAATGGCAGCGTACCCTTCATCTGCAAGGATTGTCACTACGACACG agTGAAGCTGACCCCCAGATGCTGTCCCATATTGA GCCCCTGGTGTACACGATTTCAGTGCTGCTGCCTGCTGCATACCTGATCGGCCTCATCTTCACACTGAAAACCCACTCCCACATCTATGATATCCACATCAGCGATGGTCAAGGGGGCCATGCGCACGGTGGTCAGTATGCACAAGAGGGTACCAGCAAATATCCCCCCACTGGTGAGGTCTCCACTGGCCCTCTCGGCGTAGCCAACACATGTATCAATGCCAGCATTGTTTCCACCAGCCACGTTGCcacag GTCACCATGTAGTCCACTGGTCCCGGTTTCGGGCTCTTGTAGTTCTGATCCTTGCCACAATTTTGATGGCCTGCTGCGCTGACCTCAGCACGGAGAACATTGAACCCATGCTGACCCATTCCACCATCTCCCAG TACTTCATCGGCGTCACAGTGTTGGCCATGGTGCCAGAGCTTCCCGAGATTGTCAACGGGATCCAATTTGCACTGCAGAACAACATCAGCCTGAG CCTTGAAGTGGGCAGCTGCATCGCTGTGCAGGTCTGCATGATTCAGATTCCACTGCTCATACTCTTCAATGCCTTCTAT GATGTTGGATTTGTGCTCGTGTTCAGTGATATTCATCTGTGGGCCAGCATCTTCAGTGTCATTCTGGTCAATTACATCTTCATGGATGGAAAATGTGACTACTTTCAGG GCACTGCTCTAGTGGTGGTCTACCTCATCCTTTTGGCCCTTTACTTCTTTGCTCCTTCTCCACGCTCTTGTTGA